The genomic DNA AAAGCAAGCGCCCTCCTCCCTAGTAACCTCCCTGCCCAGATAATTATCTTATCAGCGAAACACGTTCAAAAATATACGCCTCGGCGTACTACGCGTAGTAGTAGCcaacagacacaggcacaggtaCCATTATATCTTTGCatgtgtgcaaataaaataataataataataacaatgcGCCGAAAACGCTCGAGACGGGCCAAGAACCATGCGACGACCACCCACCGACGAGCGACGAGCGAAGACCGAAGACGgacgaccgaccgaccaacGACCGTCaagtgtttattgtttattttgattttctttgggCCAGAGCTAAACGTAGTTACTACGCGCTGCTATTGGTTTTACTACTACTAAAGTTTTCCACGCTTTCTTTTGGCCGttataaaacaattgaaatatttgtaggaGGGGGAAAactaaacgaaacgaaacgaaacgagaagcGAGAGATGTGTGCCACCAGCTGGTTTGGttataaaattgttcgatttatgcaaatatttgcattatgAATTACTACCAGTCGTTGTCGCCGTCTCTCAGTTGTGTAGTCGTAGACTCTTCTCCGTACTCACTGCATACAGCTGCATAGGGCCAAAGACGATTGACGTTGCACCTGACCTACAATGCGCagtcttgctgctgctgctgctgctgttgtcattgttgttttACGATTGtgtaaaacaacaaacacacccacTTTGCACAGTCGACGTAGGCCTAGGCCCTGACCGTTGGATTTTGGTAGGAGTACACCCCGGTGTTCCCGCTGAAAATCATCGAAGATGCACAGCAATCGATAAGAGATTTTGATGAATTTCTCGCCTGGAATTAGAAAGTTTTGAAGTAATCCCCGGGCTGGGAGTTTGTCTATTCACAaggttgtcgttgttgttgttgttgttgtgttaaTAAGCTTAGCTATTGATTTATGGATGAGTTATTGTCAATGCTGTgcttttatttcgattttcgaTTGATTTATTGGCAATGCCGCGGGGCATCTTATCAGAAGGTAATCAAATTCTTACACAGGAATGTAAAAGCGAGTTTTATGGCTGCATTACGATAACAAAATCACGAATAAAACGAAcaatttgaaatggaaaattcagATGAAAAACTGAAGCCGCTCCTCCTCTGGCATCTGGCATCTGGCATCTGCCGTCGGCCATCGAGGGGTGCATCTCAGGTgcataattattgttatttgcCAGCAGAAAAGGTGTCATATTTGAGTAACTCGCACAGTCCCTAGCCAGACATTCAATCAATGCACTTGCCATGATGTTTGCCTTGGACTCGCCATCGCCTACTCCTCCCTCCACGACACCGACTCGGACTACTCTCTGCGGCCTGTCTGGGCCGGTTTGGGTTCGTTGTTGACACTTTGGGAAAGTTGCTGAATGGTTGCCTAGCACAACAAAGTATCTGgccgctggctgccacttAAGTAGCCCGTCGTCGCACTGCTGGCTACTTATCAGAAAGGGCTCTGAAAGCGGCTTATCACCCAatagagcaacagcagcagcagcagcggcagctgtcgACAGTGAAAATCGCATTAGATCCAACCCCTCGAACATGGGCCGGGCCAGGCCCATACCGATTCCCGGTGCCTGTGTAAACTTCACGCCTATTCGGGAattatgcagcagcatcagaggGAGCGTACGTAATGACTGCTAATGAGTCGAGTTTTGTGTTGTGGCACGTCAGCATTTCCATTACCATAGTACACCATTccccatagccatagccatagccatctCCATTGCCATCTCCAGCGCAGCCTTGACACTGTGCTTGCGCCGTGTGTGCACATCAAACTCATTTGGCGCGACTTCTGCTCTGATTCCCCCCACCGCATTTTGTATATCTAGCGACAGGCAACAACATTAGCTTATCGCTGGAGTACACTGAACTCTCACGGATTCCGATTCCCCCCAGTTGGAtctttgttgtggttgtgctcCCGGCTCTGTTTATATTTGgggcgttgctgttgctgttgcggctgcaaGTTCAAGTGTTTTGgttgagagagagcgaggtcTAGCCGAGGGGCTTTGGAtgccaaaagtatgcaaagaataaatattcaaatatgcAGCTAGATTAGCATTACATGTCTCACATTCCCACAATTTCCCACACCCCAGATCGCACGAATCCGGCCTCCCACTTGCCGCCTGTTGCGGTTCTCCAGCAATTGTCACAGCgaatattatataaatattttcatataatgtgcgcagcagcagaactcaAACTGGCAACTGTATCCACCCATCCACCGATGCATTCAACCACCCTCCGCCCTCGGCAGTTCATTAAGGCGCAGAGCAAACAGCGGCAAATGCACAGCAGCGGGTTAAAGTTGCAGTTTGCAGCCGGTCGGACGAGGAGTGGCAACCCAAATCGGGGAACCATTAAGCGGGATGAGGCTTAGGGTTGTTGGCTCGGCGAAAAGCGCAAGGTGGATGATGCCAGAGAGTATTAAGTAACAGCCCAGTTACAACCCCtaaaacaaaaggcacaaGAAATTGCATTAAGTGCAGCACTGCCGAATGTCGAATGTCGAAATAAAAGTGAGGAAACGTGCACAACCCCGGCCATCATACGCACAATTGACAGCCGGGAATTTCACACTTGGTCTACCCATTGTGCACGTGGAGAGGGGCTGTGATTCTGTgtagctgctgtggctggaaTTATGCTGAGGCGATTACATGATTGATGAGCCAACACGTGGCCGCAATcagagtacatatgtaagccATGTTCCTCGGACCTTCGGCTATCACTTTCTTTGTGGTTTATCTGTGGAATCATTTTTGCCAATTCACCCGCTGTCCAAATACTTTTGGCCTAATCTAATCACCGCCACATTCCACAGATGCCGCAGAccgcaaaaatatatatttattgtataggTACATATAAGTACAAATTCACATATAAAGCGCGGTACTACTCGTATTTGGTGGCTAGGTTGTTGGAAGCAACAAGTGTTAAAGTCCAGCGACAACACGTGCCTGGCCCGTTCTCTAAGGCAAACTTGTTTGCATCCATGTGCTGGACAGATCCAAAGACATCGGAGGAAACAGACTTTTGCGCTGCTGACAAGTTGGCTTCACTTAGCATATTTATCGGTCGGTGGGATCGGGGTTTGGGTTCGCgatcggtttcggtttcgggttcGGGCTCGAAACACTTGGagtttaattttgatttggagttgatttatttatttccaaatCACAAATACCCATACAATCGAATGGACAAACTAATTAAGGCCTGAAAATGTCCCAGTGATTAGATTGCACTTTTCAAAAGTGGTTTGTGACGTAGACGCGCACTGCCccaacagccacaaacacaaatatatactGCCAGTTCTGCCACGAATATTTGTGAGCTTTTCGAAAGGTTCTTTAGGGCTGGCTGGGCTGTCTGACCTTTGGGAGGTCCCAGCCACTGCCAGAGGGCTTGACAGGGCACGTagcgaaaaggaaaactcTTCAATAGcaccaaaagaaaactattCATTATTCAGGGCACATTCTCAGGGTACCAGTACGGGTACGGGCGTAAGCCAGACAAGAGCTGGCAGAGGGACCCTTTTGGCTCCGTTCTGAAACTTCCAGCCCAATCGCTGGGACGTCACTGGCTGCCTGGCTAActggctgtgcctctgtctgcATACCAAATAAGGTAATTATGAGTCGTATTGTAAAGgtacaacacacaaaagtgaaGCACAGACAGCGGCtacagcgactgcgacttgCCATAGAAGTGATATCCGATTACATACATGAGAATCCGCGCATAGAAGCGGCATAGAGGGTCACATGATGTTgggcttttgtgttttgtattaGAGAATTCCATTGCTGaagtttcggtttcagtttcagcttgagttcctttttttttgtcggttGCCCTTGCCTGGCTGCACAGCAAGTGAAACCGCTGCCCATTGATCAGTCAGCACTCCCCCACACGAGCCGCACTTCGACATGGAAAAACTGTTCatatttttggcaactttCGTGGAATGCAAGCGAAACATAAATTGCTCGACACGTGAAAAGGAGAGCACAAAGCTGATTTAATTGCTTgccaaagcgaaagcgaaagcgagagCGGAGAATAAAACGTTTGAAATTCTGCAACTCCTCCGTGCCTCGGGCCATGAGCTACCAGCACTGAgcaatttcatttatattcATGTGTGTGCACATTTCAAATGGACCTCATTGTCTGCcgtgaaatggaaaaatgataaaaatcGCACGCCACATGGCCCAGggcatttgatttttttggggACTGCCCACTGAGAGGGCAaatggctctggctatggGACTTGGGACTTGCAATGAATTGCAAGGGGCTGCctcttggctttggcttttgcttttgactttcggtctccgtctccgtctgcgTCTCTCTCGCCCTCTACGTATTGATTTCTTGAGCTTGATTCttaatattttcacttttcaacgTAGAACGAAGAACATCGATGGCAGCACTACAGAATGGAggcaaagccaagccaaggcaaggcaaggcaaggcaagagACCTTCGTCTCAAGAAACTACCCTTCTTGGTCTTGAGTTCTCtgttcagtgttcagtgttcggttttcgttttgttttgttcttggtTTTgtagttcagttcagttcagttcagtgcTAAGCTGAAATCAATGACCTTTtcggcctgggcctgggcctggacaTGGACCTGGCGGGGATTAGTTGCTCGTGAAACAGAATATGCGGAATACTTGTGTACCAAGACTTTCCCGCCGCTCTCGCACACACTCTTCAACTAGTTGTTCAGTTGAATcgatacaaaaagaaaaagaaatatatatgttTAGCGTTTTTCTGTAGCTTTTTTTCGCCCACCAAGTGGTCACTTGTGGGGTGACATTGAGCCAGAGAGCCGCTGCAAGGGCTCTCCAGAGAGACTgcggatggatggttggatatgtgttttgttgtttaaagaGCTCACGATCATCTCGCGATGAAATGACTTAATTGTTGCTTAAGCCCAAGACCTGACTACGACTATGACTCGGCCTGAGACGGAAGTCCGAatgaacaacagaaaaattcaacagaaaaaagcaaaacagttgaaaacaaatcaataaaatcaataataatcattaataATAATCTGTaagatttatgcaaatttcgttGTATTTTTGACTCATCGTAATATCGCCGCTTACTAcattgaattcatttttcttcTACTTGCAGGTTACTACAGTTCACGCTGCCCAATGTCAGGACTATTTTTATACTGATGGTGAGTAGCGGCTGCCCACTCCGCGAGTGTTCACTGTGAGGCGGCTGGGGCGTGGCCCAGATTCGGGCATCGCCTTGATTGATTTATCTCGTATCTAGTGGTAGAACAGAAATAGTTTTCTCCCCAAGTGGTGCTtatgtaaaataataatttgcatttttacgACTACCGGGAAGGGtgtaggggcaggggcaggggcaggggcagggagcgTGGTAATTGTCTAAAGCTTAGCGGATTTATGGCGtataatttgtatatgtaATCTGTAAGCAACTAATTTATGTGGGGGAAACCGCTGAGCGAACATAATTTCCAACACTCCAGCAAACGATTCtccctggctggctgctgaccCTTTTACCCAGTTtcggcaaaacaaaacaaaaaccatctGGGATTCTTCAATCGCAATCGTAAGTCCCCCCACAAGTCCGCGACACTTGGAATAATTATCAtggaaaaaacacacacaaaatgtcaaaatattgTTATGTGTACGcgtattttctgcttttgcttttggcccaTAGCAAGATCGGGGAGATTGAGTGTGTGTAATCGAAAATGGGTGTGGAGTGGGGGGAGACCCATTCGGAGTTTTGATATGAGAGGAGCGTGTGTACTTTGgagtggctctgtggctctcggCTGTGGGGTCTCTGCACTTGAGCCTatccataaaaataataataattattattatgattaatacacacacacacacacacacacacacacacacacagtcatgCTCTAGCAATAAAGCGTCATTGAACTATGGAAAAGGTCGCCCatcaacaaaatgaaacaatatTTTCGAGTTTTCGAGTTTTCGACTTTTGAGTAGTGCAAACAGAAGGGGGCTCCGTTCCCCATCCATCTCCCATCTGCCACACTGGCATTCTGTCAACTTGAGGCGCATGAGGCGTTGACAGGCAGTGCAGTCTGTGGAATGTGCGAGTTGGTAGGAACTCGAATCGATTGGCCATGCCTGgaggcattccattccattccattccattccattccattggTATTGGCACGCGCCTCCACAGTAGTTGGgtcaatttgttttggcttgtGATAGCTCGTGGGTTCCAGCCACCAATCCCCTAAAGCCCTGGGGATATTTTTAGCACTCTGCGCAAAAATAACTAATGGCCAGAGGTGGTCGGATTCCTTGGTGCCGTGCGCTGCCCGGGCATGATGTATGAGTCCGTGACTCCGTCTAAGCCAGCAGTAGACCGATAAACACACTCGATGCCCCCCACACGATCCACACCGATATGTCATATGTCTGGCTGACTGTGCGGTCTGCgttgtttttgctgatttGCATGCGTGTTATCATTAATTGTCTTGGTGAAATTCGGTTGGTCAAAGGTGCTAAACGTGTCATCCAAGAGCGCGACATGAGCCAGACACGTGCATGCCAGTGGGCGGAGTCAGACCCATGGGGGGGCCCACATCCAATCGGAAAAAAGGGCAGGGCTAGGGCACATGCAACGCCCACAGCTGCCGCATAGTGCAGCTCCCATTTCAATGTCAGCTTAATCCACAGTGCAATTTATATGTACAAGTTCGACTTTGGCAGATGTTCCCCGGTTCCGACAATGTCATACCATGCCGCAGGCAATTACCTGGCTTAATGGGCGGCCCCCAACTGGTGGCTCAACTTTGACCATAAACCGGCCTTGGGCCGGCAGTGTCACATGTGTCCGGTGGGGCACCATAATAAAAAGCTCATCGtattaatggaaatttatgggGCTAAAAGGGCTGCGTGCTGCTGGGATGCTGTGCGGCTAGGATTAGTCGCCAGATGCGACTTTAATGCAGACGAATCGGCTATTAATCgcattcctctctctctctgtctcttcctctACAGGTAATGCTTGCTCTTGGGATCAAAACAGGCGCAAAGAAAACAGACGAATATGTTTTAACATTGAAGACAGACAACGATCGTGCGCTGCACATCAACGCGCACGGCAAAGTGACCGCAGAGGATATATCAGTGGCACGTAAGTACAAAGATCTCCACCCCAAACCAAACTGAACCGAGACAAGAGCGAGACCCACTCATGCCCGAGTTCGTTCATCAATTAccattggcatttaaattaaattggcATTTATACTACGTACATCCCATGTACCATATATATTTTGAACTctgtctcagtcccagtctgcgtgtctctgtgtgtgtgtgtgtgtctgtgcataTGGTgtgcttaattaaattattggtaatttaatatttgattgATGTTATGAACCGCCACAATGCCGCCCCAAGCGGCGCCCATTGCGGTTTATTTcgatctgcctctgcctctgccgctcttttaatttatttcgaatttattttgctttttctgcGGTTTTCCAAGccactgtcgctgtcgctgtctttgtgtgtttttgaagttcaggagcagccgcagccgcagccgcagcctcatCGGTTGTAGTAGGTTGATGCGTGAGCGAAAGCGACAAGAGCAAACACAGTCCAAGCCAGACCGCAGGGGCGTGAGAATACGGACCCAGAGGGTACAGGCAAAACAGTCAGTGGGGCACTGATAAGGTCAGCACTGGGAGTGGAACTGGCAGTCCAATACTCGATTAGCAGCACAGTTCAAAGCGCCTAatccataaattaaaaacaataatcAATAATCAAATGAGAATGAAATGTTAAGGCGAAACCTTTACCTTCTAATAGGGAAAACGCAACAATGGGAAATCTTTTGTTCGGGCTTCCCTGCATTGGCATACCTTTTGATCAAATTCGTGGAACCCTATGAGAAAGGAAACAAATTGTCACTTTGGTATTTTATCTAATCAGACTTAGggcgctggggctgggggctgtTGGGGGGGAATACTTGGGGTTTAGTCAACTTGAtcgatttgcttttgctttgctgcccCCGAAGGTCTTCCCCCAGACACCCAACAAAACATTCCTCCGCTGAGAATTATCACAAGTTGACAGGTTTTCAGGGTTAAACCCTTTATTCTAAGAGGCAAAGGCAGGTTCAACGACTGAAAGGCGGCAGTAATTGACTTAgttgatttattgattttattaaaTGTCCCAACTCGGcgcttggagctgctgctgctgctgctgcttatcaaAACCCCCTTTCGTGACTTTATCGTAGAACCTTTCAATTAATTGGGTTATCTGCAGGCGGTTCTGTGCGGTTCGACTTGCCTCAAGTGTTGCCCCGTTGTACGGGCAGTCGGGCGGCTGCTATTTACACAATAGAAAacacttttgtttgccaataattataattaattaaatttgattttcgattTGCTTGCTCGCCCTCTTTCCGCAGAATCCTTCACAATGGACAGTGTGGGCGATGCACTGAGTGTGGACTTCAAAATAACCATCTATGCCAGGGATGTCGACTACTATCTGTGCTTCCATCAAGGCAGATTGGTTGGAAAGGTGAGTTTCGATTGCCACAATAAAGCCTATCTTTGCTTTACCTAttctttgcctctctctgagcctctttctgtctcttgcAATCCGACTAACCCAAGCTCTTCCCTTCTGCTCTCTGCTTATTTGTTTCCTCGCCATGCAGAGAAACGCCACAAACGATTGCCACTTCAGGGAGTCTATGGATCATGGCTATTATCAGTTTACACACGCCTACAATCCGGTGCTGCATGTGGGCATCAAGCGCAACTTTAGGCCCATCGGGCCGCGGGACATGGAGCGGCCGAAGCGTATGCGCAATGCCTGTTTCCTCTTCTATCGCTCCGAGGCAGAGCACTTCCACAGCAACATGGCGCTGTTGGGCACGCGGAAACACAAGTTGGCCAAAGCCACGAAAGCGACCAGCACCACGCCCAgtactaccagcagcagcaccgccccTAGCCCTActacaaccacaaccaccctccccccaacaacaacaacaacaacaacagcaacaatgttgAGCCCAGTGTCAGTATCGGGCACGAAACGCGTGCGTGGCAAGCCGCGTcgccccgcagcagcagcagcagcagcaccatcttcagcagcagcaacaagtatTACTAGCGATAGTTCTTCAATaaaccacaacaacacaccccacaatagcaacagcaacagcaacagcaacagcaacaacaatagcctTAAGTCCTACAACCAAgccaatagcaacaacaacaatagcaacaacaacagcaagaaagTCAACCATTTGGATGACAGATTGCAGGAGCAAAAAATCATCAAACGAAACTGGGAACGGCGACAGCACCGCCAgcgtcagcatcagcagcatcgaCTGCGCCAGCGGCATCACAGCGGCGCCGCCGGTGCCatgcaacagccgcagccgaaGAACCTGGAGGTGCGTCACCATCACAACAACGCCACCCTCATGGAGCGGCGCAGACGCCGGCGGCTGGAGCGACGccgccacaagcagcagcagcagcagtgggagcaggagcagcgtgAGGGGTCGTCGCCGGAACGCGATACCGAGCACCTGCCCAAGGCATCCTCGTCcgcctcctcatcctcctcgtcgtcggcCACCGCAACGGCGCTGACGGCCACGGCCGCCTCGCTGGCCCCCTCCGCCCTCAATCTGGTGGCCATGTTGGCTGCCAGTCGCCGCAAGCGGGACAGGCGGAAAAGgtctgctgccgccgcagcagcgggAACAGCGACAGTCGCTGGTGCGGGCGGGGCGTCCGCAAGTGGGGCGGACATGCAGCTGATGGAGATGGCCtcgcagcgacagcagcagcggcagatggagcagcagcagctggatgaggtgctggagcgggagcgggagcagcagcaacaaaatgaatacTCAACCATACCCTATGTTAATAGAAACCTAACCCTAAGCCCAGAGCAAACCCTGCAGCCACCACAACACCTAAACGTAAGCCGTAGCCTAAATGTAGTAGAACTTAGCCCTAAGCTAAATAGTAATAGCGATAATGTTAATAATGCAATACCTGCCTTGCcaaaaaactacaactacTTGTACAGTAACGAGCATTATAATATGAATACTAAAAGTAGCACGACTGATTCTAGTAGTTTAGAGACTAGCACTAAGTTCGATAGTCCaaatagccatagccatagccatagccatagccatagccatagccatagccagagcGCGTTCAATCAGAATATTGACAATAATCTTAAGGAATCCAACGATCGAATTGACAGTGTGGCAGATGCAGTTGAAACTGCAACTGTAACggaaagagaagcagaaacagaaacagaagcagaaacagaagtagaagtagaagcagATGTGGTGGAGAATCGCAATCATATTGATGCTAATAATATAGTCGACGAGGACGAGCATGAGCACGAAAAAAATATTCTAAAGAAGCTTTTTCGTAGCCTagagctgccacagccgcagcagcagcagcagttggagcagccggagcagccggagcagcagcctcagcaacAACCTAATATTGATAACtataatgcaaatattaacGTTGTTAACGATAATCAATATCGCAATGATAATGATAACGACAATGGGCTGCTGATCAACAATAACCATAATAGTAATTATAACGAGCAATTTGCGAATGACGATGAAACGATACgaattcaaaataataaatatgaaacACATATAGTACAATACAAATCTGTGGTATTTATTTCAAACATCTCAAATTGGCAACAGCTTGCCGCCAAGGTTTGTACTTAAAGGTGAGATTATTGCGAGGGCTCTAGCAATCCGGAACCATCTTTGGCAGCATGCCCACACGCattttgaattggaattgccCCGATAGaagctccacacacacataatacGAAACTCATGTAACATTTTGATAAGAATCTCGGACAATGTGACAATGTGTAAATCGACTGGCGGACTGTGACCTCAATCTGTTTGGATAACAATAAATTGTGAAGCGGGTAGAGTCGTCGCCACACAGTCGCGGGTACAGAGCGTGGGCGCTTTTCGGCAATTTTCATCACAAAAAGATCTCGCTGCGATCGTTGTGATCTTCGGATcggctttgttgttgtcattttgGGGCTGAGGGAAAATGTTTGATAGATGTTGACACcgcataaatcataaataaagatttcatattaatttatgcaaagcaGCCAAGATGAATGGCGTGTCGGAAATTAATTAACCAACATTTTTGTATGCTGAGGCGACCGACGTATGCAAATTTGGCCGCAAGTGCGACCACTACCAGTGACCAGTGATCAGTGTTGGCTGTCGCTGGCTCGATCCCTAGAGTTATCAACTGGCGCCTGACTTTTCTACAAAAATCTGTGACAGCTCGGCTCGAAAACAAA from Drosophila subobscura isolate 14011-0131.10 chromosome E, UCBerk_Dsub_1.0, whole genome shotgun sequence includes the following:
- the LOC117892756 gene encoding myb-like protein AA, translating into MLLQFTLPNVRTIFILMVMLALGIKTGAKKTDEYVLTLKTDNDRALHINAHGKVTAEDISVAQSFTMDSVGDALSVDFKITIYARDVDYYLCFHQGRLVGKRNATNDCHFRESMDHGYYQFTHAYNPVLHVGIKRNFRPIGPRDMERPKRMRNACFLFYRSEAEHFHSNMALLGTRKHKLAKATKATSTTPSTTSSSTAPSPTTTTTTLPPTTTTTTTATMLSPVSVSGTKRVRGKPRRPAAAAAAAPSSAAATSITSDSSSINHNNTPHNSNSNSNSNSNNNSLKSYNQANSNNNNSNNNSKKVNHLDDRLQEQKIIKRNWERRQHRQRQHQQHRLRQRHHSGAAGAMQQPQPKNLEVRHHHNNATLMERRRRRRLERRRHKQQQQQWEQEQREGSSPERDTEHLPKASSSASSSSSSSATATALTATAASLAPSALNLVAMLAASRRKRDRRKRSAAAAAAGTATVAGAGGASASGADMQLMEMASQRQQQRQMEQQQLDEVLEREREQQQQNEYSTIPYVNRNLTLSPEQTLQPPQHLNVSRSLNVVELSPKLNSNSDNVNNAIPALPKNYNYLYSNEHYNMNTKSSTTDSSSLETSTKFDSPNSHSHSHSHSHSHSHSQSAFNQNIDNNLKESNDRIDSVADAVETATVTEREAETETEAETEVEVEADVVENRNHIDANNIVDEDEHEHEKNILKKLFRSLELPQPQQQQQLEQPEQPEQQPQQQPNIDNYNANINVVNDNQYRNDNDNDNGLLINNNHNSNYNEQFANDDETIRIQNNKYETHIVQYKSVVFGTFLQPT